ACCGCCCGTAGTCGATCATCAGCTGCGGCGTGCGGTGCGCGGACACGACGTGGACCTCGTAGGTCACGCCGAACTCGGCCAGCGCCTCGGCGGCGGGCTTCATCACGGGCCAGTCCGAGTCGGACCCCATGATGATCCCGACCTGCGGCGCCGGGGTCTGGTCAGTCATCGCGTTCTCCTCGTTGCGCTCGCCGAAGCCGCGCACGGCGGCCCGATCCGGTGGTTCGCTGGTGCGGCCGCTCAGGCGGGCGCGGTGCCGTAGGTCAGCCAGTGGGCGGCGCGGGCCGCGCGGCGGCGGCAGTCGGCCAGGTCGGCGCCGAGCGCGGTGACGTGCCCGATCTTGCGGCCGGGCCGGGTCTGCTTGCCGTAGAGGTGCACCTTCACGCCGGGCTCGGCAGCCATCAGGTGGTGCAGCCGCTCGTCGATGGACATGCCGCCCTCCGGACCGCCCAGCACGTTGACCATGACGACGGCGGGTGCGGCGAGCGCGGTGTCGCCCATGGGGTAGTCGAGGACGGCGCGCAGGTGCTGCTCGAACTGCGAGGTGCGGGCGCCCTCGATGGTCCAGTGCCCGGAGTTGTGCGGCCGCATGGCCAGCTCGTTGATCACGAGTCCCTGCGGGGTCTCGAACAGCTCGACGGCCAGCAGGCCGACCACGCCCAGCTCGTTCGCGATGCGGATGGCGAGCTGCTGCGCCCCGATCGCGACGTCCTCCGGCAGGTCCGGGGCGGGGGCGAGCACCTCGACGCAGATGCCGTCCTGCTGCACGGTCTCGACCACCGGATACACCGCGACCTGCCCGTACGGCGAGCGGGCGACCTGCACGGCGAGTTCGCGGCGCAGCTCGACCTTCTCCTCGACGATCAGCTCGGCGCCGCTGGCCAGCAGGTCGATGATCTCCTCGACGTCGTTGACGACGAACACGCCGCGCCCGTCGTACCCGCCGCGGGCCGTCTTCACGACCGCGGGCAGCCCGAACTCGACCAGCTCGGCGGCGGTGGCGATGGGCGCCCAGCGCGGCACCGGCGCGCCCAGCTCGGACAGCCGGCGGCGCATCTGGTGCTTGTCCTGGGCGTAGCGCAGCGCGTCGGCGCCGGGGAAGACCTTGTGGCCCTCGGCGGCCAGCGCGCGGATGTGCTCGCCGGGCACGTGCTCGTGGTCGAAGGTGACCACGTCGCAGGACTTGGCGAAGGTGCGCAGCGCGGCCAGGTCGGTGTGACTGCCGAGCTGGACGTCGGCCGCGACCAGCGCCGCGGACTCGTCGACGTCGTTGGCCAGCACCCGCAGCGACTGGCCGAGGGCGATCGCCGCCTGGTGGGTCATTCGGGCGAGCTGGCCGCCGCCGATCATGCCGACGACAGGGAGGCCGGTGCGTGTGTCCATCGCTTCGGAAGTCTAGTCAGCGCCGCCGGGCCGAAGCCTTCGCGCCCTTGCGGGCGGTGGGCTGGGCCACCCGGCGCGGTGCGGCGAGCGCCAGCACCAGCGGCGTACGCTCGTCGCCCTGCCCGAACGGGTTGTGCGCGCACAGCCGGGCGAGCAGGGCCGCGGGCGGCTCGCCGGGCCGCGACCAGCCCAGCAGGCGCAGCCCGGTCTCGTCCGCGCCGACCACGGCGCAGCCTTCGAGCATGGCGTACACGTCGTCGGGCAGCGTCTTGCGCAGCGCCGCGACGATCTCCTCGGCGACCCGGTCGGCGCGGCGCGGCGGCGGCACCACCGCCAGGTGCGCGGGCGGGCAGGCCTGCTCGCGGGGCGGGCAGACGGACCGGGCCAGCGGCCCGGCGACGCGCTCGGCCCAGTTGACCCGGCCCAGCCGGGCGCAGAGCGCGGCCAGCCCGAGCCGCGCCGGGCCGGTGTGGTCGAGCGCGACCTGCATGCTCCACGGGTCGGCCAGCCCGAGCGCGGGCCCGGCGAGGCGGACCAGGCCGCGGGCGTACGAGCCGGGTTCGATCTCCCAGATGGCCCTGGCCAGGCCCTGCGCGACGGCGACCGGCTTGGCCGCCACGAGCAGGTGCCACGGCCGGCGCAGCGCCTGCCGGGCGGCCTTGTCGGCGCCGTGCGCGAACTCGGCGACGTACCAGGCGAACTTCTCGGCGACCCGGTCCCCGGCGGTGATGGGCTCGGTGACCAGGGCGTGGGTGACCCACTCGGCGCCCTCGGCGGTGATCGTGGCGGCGCGGGGCCGGGGCGGGGCCTGCCGCGCGGCGGGCACCTCGGGCTGGCGCTCGTGCGGCGCGACGACCGTCACCAGCCAGCGCTCCAGCAGGTAGCGCCGCCACAGCCGGGCCACGTCGGCCTCGCTTGCGTCGCCCAGGTGCTGCATGACGGCGAGCCCGTCGTGGTCGGTCGGGCCGTGGTGCGGGTAGAGCAGCGCCCCGATCATCTCGGCGCGCAGCCGCACCAGGATCTCCCGCAGCGGCGGCTCCAGGGTGGCGGCTTCGCTGGTGGCTCGTCCCGGCGGCCCGCCTGGACGGCGGACCACCG
The Catellatospora sp. IY07-71 DNA segment above includes these coding regions:
- a CDS encoding 5-(carboxyamino)imidazole ribonucleotide synthase, which translates into the protein MDTRTGLPVVGMIGGGQLARMTHQAAIALGQSLRVLANDVDESAALVAADVQLGSHTDLAALRTFAKSCDVVTFDHEHVPGEHIRALAAEGHKVFPGADALRYAQDKHQMRRRLSELGAPVPRWAPIATAAELVEFGLPAVVKTARGGYDGRGVFVVNDVEEIIDLLASGAELIVEEKVELRRELAVQVARSPYGQVAVYPVVETVQQDGICVEVLAPAPDLPEDVAIGAQQLAIRIANELGVVGLLAVELFETPQGLVINELAMRPHNSGHWTIEGARTSQFEQHLRAVLDYPMGDTALAAPAVVMVNVLGGPEGGMSIDERLHHLMAAEPGVKVHLYGKQTRPGRKIGHVTALGADLADCRRRAARAAHWLTYGTAPA